The Theobroma cacao cultivar B97-61/B2 chromosome 2, Criollo_cocoa_genome_V2, whole genome shotgun sequence genome includes the window ataaaataaaataataatataaattaaaaaaatttaaaattgagtgAGATAAgtgaaatcattttattattttttatttatattaatcattaaataaaacattattttgaGGGAGCAAGTaatagaatatataaaaaaatttaaaaatttttatatgttctaaaaaaaattttaaaagttttggaGGGGACATGGCCCCCTCATCACATAAGGAGGCTCCGCCCTTGTAGCCAGGTTACCTAAATCACTACCAGTAtagcttaatttcttaaatattGTTATTATCAATGTTGTTGTATTATTGGTTGAGAACAAAAGATAATTAGCATGcttaatcaaaagaaaaagaagatgagccgacttttttaaataattaatttttcttaatatataaGATTTTATGGATTAATTGTTAATAgcaatataaataatatcatAATTAACTGCATGATGAATTAGAATTATTTGAAGAAAACAACCGACGTTAAAAAAAGAGTCGTGTAACATGCATAATCATATTCTTTGTAATTAGGTACCTTTTGGAGTGTATGAAAAGCATTTGTACAAGTAATACTTGTGAAAATTACTTGCTTGTTATCCAAAAGAAGTAGATATACTTTGTTAAGACCTAGCATCagcattaaaaagaaatggtgGCTTTGTCCCCGTGAAACAAAAGGATCAGTAACAAGTAAGGGCAAATTGCCAAATTTGGCCTTTGACTAGAAACGACATCCAAAGCGCCAATGTATGAGATAAGCCCATAGAGGAGCGGACGAGGATTAAGGGCAGCAAACGTAAGAACGTGGAAAACTTGCACAAGCCTGGCGTCACGTTATCCTTTGGTGATGCACAAGTAACAGAACCGAACCGAGCTGTTAAATAtgtttaatcaaatatacagACGCCAAGTTTCATCATATTCATTTGCTTTTCCACTGTTTGGCCGACATAATTATATCAAACAGAATCGATTAAAGCCACTTCTAGTGAGAGGCAAGTTTTAATTTGACAAGAAATATCCAAATGCTAACGTCAAGAATACAACATGAATGATTAAGCATGCAAAATACGACAGGGTTACTTTGAATAATTGCTGGCTGAATTATTATTTAGGAGatttaattaaagaagaaaaagaaaaataaaggtttAGAGACAGCCTTGCACCGACGTGTGGATCGGTTGACTAGTACTGGTGTGGCTGCAGACAGTAGGCAGATCATATAAGCAATCAAAACCGCGGGGCACTATGACCCCGTGCAtgggaaagagagaaaagagtgAAGAAAAAGAGGTTCGCTTTGAGAGAATAAATCAGTGATGGCGTTTTGAACAATTGGTCTGTCATCTTTCCAGGAAATGTTGTTTTCTATCGTTAATGCCCCCTCCCCCTTCCCCTTTTAACATTTCTAAATTCTAACTTGGAATTCAACCTCTTCTCGTTTCAAGAGAAGGTTCCATTACATGACCCATTTATTAACCAAAAGATGAATTTGGACGGAACATCGAGACTAGACACAACAATATGTAATTAGCTTTTTGTCATCTAAGTATCTCTGCTCCACTTTTGACCTTATCATTATGTTTTCTTGCATTAGATTTTAGATGGTGTGAATGGATGGGGTCATTCAAAGTATTGTTAATTAACCAAGGAGTGTATACTGTTGGAAATAAAACCAATTGTGGGCCAAATCTCATGCCCAAGCCTTTGGACCAACAAAATTATAACGCATTAGATGTGATGTAAGAGTGGAGCGATCAATTTCATGCTTACAATCCAAGAACGTAATTAATTACTTGGTATTGCAAGATTTTGGTGGCCTCAACAACAAATTTCGGGGTCATGCCTATTAACTAGTTAATAGTTACCAAGCACAAACAATGTCTCGCTATCTTGTAGCAAGCCTCACATTACCAGTACCTCCCATGATTCTGGCTTGGCCAGGGGACACTTGAGCTCCTAATGTTAACAAATACAGCCttcccccttttctctctttgacttttttttttttccctttttggcTTGCtactttaacttttttttttatggtttaaggaGGTAGGGACTGGAAACAATAACTACCAAGGAAAAATATGCATTCGCTCAAAGAAAATGGCACTACCAGCATTAATTAATATTCTGGCTTagcataatataaaaaatgcaaGCATGTACTGCCACTAACTTCTGGATGAACCAGAAGTATCGGCCTCCCTAGAATGAAAAAAACGAAaggttttttatttgaacaaaaaaaatggcCAGTGTCTTCCTAACAAAGAAACGACATCAACTTCCGCAGATAATATAGGTGGACCATAATGAGGGAAACATATATGCAACAGCTCTTTTATACCTCAAACCCAACAGTCCTAATTCTAACAAATCTGATGTTTGAACACTAATCCTTTGACAAAATAAACTCCTTACAAAAATCCATGGGAAGACAGATATGCCTTTAATTTTGTCACCACTGAGTTATTAACCGTTCTCACGATCGAACAATGTGAGAAATGAAACTACCACAGGGAGGTAACCGAGTTTTCGACTTAACATGCCTATTTCTTTGGGTTGGTTTCCAGATTCATCTCCTGAAGGTTCAGCAACAGATCTTTTGAATTCAAGTAGACTTTGTTGGCTGAATGGGAGATGGTCTGTGCAATTTCTCTAGAAGCTTCAATTTTCCTCAGTGTGATGAATGCTGGATTGTTTGCAATAGCTTCACCAATGAGCTGGGCACTCTTGGCTTCACCCTGGCAACCAGAAAAGACAAATGCTTTAGATGGCTAAAATGATCAACCCATTCAAGGCACAAAGAACTCCCACAATCTTATGGGCAAAGCAAAAACAACTGTAAAGCAAATCTATTTCAGACGGTTTGTTTGCTTGCATTTTATAGGAAATAGCCTagccattttacccttatctACTTAAGACTTCCATTCAGGTGCAATTTATCAcctaatttttatagaaaatttaTCCCTTTTACCCTCTTGGCCTCTTCTTTGGTCCTTTATTTgcttccttcttttttctgtACAATCCATAACTCCCAAAGGCAGAGTGAATATTGACCATTTTATGTGTCTCACCTGTGCTCGTATAACAGCACTTTTTTTGTCCTGTTCAGCCTTTTCCACAATAAATTTAGCTCTCTCAGCTTCTTGTGCAGCAACCTGTTTGGCCTCAATTGCAGCTGTGAATTCCTTTCCGAAAGTCAGGCTTGTAATGGACACGTCGTCCAGTTCAATGTTGAAGTTCGCTGCCCTTTCTGTCAAAATCTTCCGAATCTCCCTACTAACAGTCTAAAAGAACAAAAGTTCAATCTCGAACAATAAATTCACACCATTATGCTATTATTAGAACATACATAACACTATAAGCAAGAATATGCCTGGACACCTACCTCTCTCTGAGTAATGAGTTGGCTGGCATTGTATTGAGCAACCACAGCTTTTAAAGTTTCATGAATGATTGAAGGCAGGACCCTCTCATTATAATTCTCACCAAGGGTTCGATAAATTTGAGGTAATTCATTTGCGTTAGGGCGAGTGAGAACTCGAAGCCCAATCTTCACCTGCAGATGATAGTTCAGAAATGGGTTCAATTTCTAGAGACAGAATTTCCTCCTGGAACTGTTTCCTATTTTAAGTTTCCACCTATTCTCAATACTCAATCATGCTTACACAACTtttatcaaaaactactcTAATCTCAGCAGCAGTAGAGCATGAATTGTTAAgtacaacaaaaaaataaaataagctgAGATTAACTTTATCATTTTAGAAAACTGAAATGCAACAAGGTAATGGCAGAAACTTTTTGAATACAACAGCAAAAATCTAtctgaaaagagaaaattagcACTTACCATCTGGAGATCACGACTACCAGAAGTGCTCTCAACTAGATGAGGTCTTGCACGAACATCATAGATGATAGGCCTCTCAAACCACGGAATCATAAGGTGTGTCCCCTCAGGATAAACCTGCACAAACAATCAGTAAACGGCATGACACATTGCGAAACagaaatttaaacaaaaaattaagatagTAAACAAGTGTGTTGATAGcaggagaaaacaaaaaatctagGTCATTTATGAAAGATAGCACAAGCCACAAGGTAATAGTCAATCCATAGAGAATACATAGCCATAGACATTCTTTTACAGAAGTTGATAAGATATGCAAGTGTCCCAAAGTATTATAATATCTATAAACAATAGACATTCGGGAAGGAGAGACTTTCTGAATAAAACGTCAACTAGTAGAACATTACACAAAAAATGACCTTATCTTTGATGCCCAATACACGATTGAAAACAATTGCTCGATGCCCTCCATCAACATTGTAGAGACTGTTGGCAACTCCATAAAGGCCAAGCCCACCAATGACTCCAATCTTAAGCAAAGTAGGAAGAGCTCCACCTCCTGGCATTTTAGGAACTTTGACATTGTTGAAATTCATTTTCCTCGATgctgaaaaaataaaatattgatgtCACGTTGTGAAAGAACCCAGAAGtaaacaaaaaccaaacatCAAGCAAATTACGCAACAGTAGGTTTATACATAAAAgatgaaaacaaaaggaaCCGGGAGGAAATAATAAGAGAGCAACTACTTAACAACTACTAAGAAACATAGAATCTTCATTATAAGCAAAGGCAGTATGCATATGACCCAAGGTCAAGATTAGACTAGAGGTAAGATGTCACTCAGAAAAACAGTTTAAGCAACTCTAAATTAAAACAGGCAAGCGGGCAAATACATAGATGTTTACACACATGCAACCTGAAATAAACTTGATAGCAAGCACTCTGTCTATTAGAGACTAGGCTTCCAAAATGTTTCTTTTCTGCCTCCATATGGTTAAGCCAGATAGTCAGAAAGAAGTGTAACCCAAACTATTTCCTCTACAAAGAACAGAACCCAGCTAAAACTTTTGATGATTAGAAAAAGGAAACATATAAGATGAAAAAGAGAGGATTCACAAACataactaaaaacataaaCGGCATTTATGCTACCCGTTTTGCCATAACACGTTGATTCACATAATTTGTTGCTAAACGCTCCATACAAGTATTACATTTAAACAACATGGTCATGCGCACGCCGACTCAAAGCACCATCGTTTCTTTTAATGCAAAATGGGTTTCCCTcagttttgaaaatgaaaatacaaaCAACATTGCAAAAATCCAAGAAAACCATGGTCATTTTCATGTCAAatcaaatgtaaaaatttataGTAGTAAAAAAAATCGCCTCAAAGCCCCAATCTAACTTccacgaaaaaaaaaaaggggataACATCGCACCGCGCCACCGCTTTTGACAGTGGCGGCTGACAGCGCCTTGACCAGAGAGAGATGAGTTAACAAAAACCAATAGAAATGGGGGAAAAAGAAACCTCAACCTAGGACCTAGAAGGCTGATTTCTACCCTTTTTGCCCAGAATTTCGAAGCAAACAAACATAACAAAACATGATCTTAAaacttttctttgaaaaaaagaaagtaagaaaTATGGATTCCAAATACCTTAGAAATCCCACCGTCGAAGAGAGGAAGAGAGGGCGTAGGGGTTTATTGGGGTCGAAAGGGAAAGCGAGaaagggtttagggtttatattattattattagtaatCCAGAAGGTTGGGAGGGTTTCAGTGAAGACTATGGATCGGACCCAATGCGGAAAACCCAGTGGCTCTTTCGGCTACGTCGTTTTGTTCGGGCTTAACCCAATTAGGGGTTTTAGGCCTTTAAGcccatttatttatttatttaccttttttatGGATATGTATGAGTTTTTACTTTCGAAAATTTCGGTCTTAATATATATTAGTGAGAATATAATCATACTTTGttaataatgatgattttaatgaaatataaagttaaacgaaaaaaatttaatgcaTTGAAAGTAATTATTTATACGTAAACTGCATAAAATGTATCACAAATGTACTGTTATAATTgatatactttttattttttaaaatatttatattttattataaacttAATGTATAGTTAACATTAAACATCAATATtccattaaaaattttagttcAATTATTGATAAAGATCAGACTATATACTACCATATTTTATGTTTGTAAATCATTCATAGCATTTatgtattttgattttatacattttaattttgacaacGAGTAAGATAGttgttagttttttttttttaaattcgaactaaattaaaaataaaaaattcaaattgtaAATCTAGAGAAAACTTGGACAATCTAAAGAATACCATTTAAAACTCTGTAATGactataaaaataacaaaacaatcaccataaaaaatacaaagtaTATTGAAATATGGGGAAAAGACTCAGATCTAAAGttgatatttggcaacagagaatagaataaaaaaggagaagaatgggaaaatggaaaaagaaaaagaaaatgacaaaagagTAAAATCCAAGCTGGTGCAGTACTTTGGTATGGGTGCTTGCAGTTGCAGCACAAGGAAACAACACATGGAGAGGAGAGGAGAGGAGAGGAGAGGAGGGGGATTAAGGATGTGAGACGAAGATGGAGAATTTCCCAGAGTtgtaaagaaacaaaagaaaaagtaaaatactACAACGAAAACCTATGCGAATCTGTACTCTTAACATCATCTCTACCTATTTATGGAGTAGCTGAACCCTGTATAAACAGTAACATACCCCCTAAATATATCACTTGATTATTTTACGAGCCGAAAGAAAGCTGCATGGGCCTATTGCCCTATTCCATCATCTCCTTGAAAAACTAGAGATAGCAAGAGAAATGGGAACAGAATCAGAGCATAGACAAGATTTGGACTATTAATGTAAATCTGTCTCTGGCAGGCTCTAATCATAAATTTCGATAGAAGAAGGagaaacattaaataaatatttgtcAAACTGGGAGGATCTTCAAGtacaaccaagaggaagaATAAGGAGAGGGGCAATATTTGAGCCCCTTCGTAAT containing:
- the LOC18608786 gene encoding prohibitin-1, mitochondrial, whose amino-acid sequence is MNFNNVKVPKMPGGGALPTLLKIGVIGGLGLYGVANSLYNVDGGHRAIVFNRVLGIKDKVYPEGTHLMIPWFERPIIYDVRARPHLVESTSGSRDLQMVKIGLRVLTRPNANELPQIYRTLGENYNERVLPSIIHETLKAVVAQYNASQLITQRETVSREIRKILTERAANFNIELDDVSITSLTFGKEFTAAIEAKQVAAQEAERAKFIVEKAEQDKKSAVIRAQGEAKSAQLIGEAIANNPAFITLRKIEASREIAQTISHSANKVYLNSKDLLLNLQEMNLETNPKK